A genomic window from Deltaproteobacteria bacterium IMCC39524 includes:
- a CDS encoding SH3 domain-containing protein: MKTSWRLTSSILLILLCSISTSWSETRYVSDQLVVSLREQPQNSAPPITYLRTDTAVEVLEETGEYIKARTKEGEVGYILQKYLTTATPKPVIINKLQKERDQLASTIEEIRQQAASTNSQSSKSQQELALQLIDLRENNTALQDKWMQSQAELKQTRQDYQALQNEAKEVIAITAERDQLRKTNQELSAKNIALDEEMGSLTRTAVIKWFLAGAGVLFFGWLIGKSSGKRRRGSF; this comes from the coding sequence ATGAAAACCTCCTGGCGACTCACAAGCTCTATCCTGCTTATTTTACTCTGCTCTATTTCGACGAGTTGGTCAGAAACACGCTATGTTTCTGACCAACTCGTTGTGTCTCTACGAGAGCAACCTCAAAACAGCGCTCCACCAATCACTTACCTGCGCACTGATACGGCAGTCGAAGTTCTCGAAGAGACAGGCGAATATATAAAGGCCAGGACCAAAGAAGGTGAGGTCGGTTATATCCTGCAAAAATACCTGACAACGGCAACACCCAAACCCGTCATCATCAACAAACTGCAGAAGGAACGGGATCAACTCGCCAGCACAATCGAAGAGATCCGGCAGCAGGCCGCTTCGACAAACTCACAAAGCAGCAAATCCCAACAAGAGCTTGCCCTTCAATTAATTGACTTGCGAGAAAACAATACTGCATTGCAAGATAAGTGGATGCAGAGCCAGGCAGAGTTAAAACAGACCCGTCAGGATTACCAAGCCCTACAGAATGAAGCTAAAGAAGTCATAGCAATCACGGCAGAACGTGACCAGCTACGCAAAACCAACCAGGAACTTTCGGCCAAGAACATCGCGCTTGATGAAGAGATGGGCTCGCTGACCAGAACCGCTGTCATCAAGTGGTTTCTGGCCGGTGCCGGGGTTTTATTTTTCGGCTGGCTCATTGGCAAGTCATCAGGCAAACGTCGACGCGGCAGTTTCTGA
- a CDS encoding AAA family ATPase, with the protein MNLFYEVRDPNLSWDDIGGYVDVKETLKEMVCLPLKKPEMIRKHNLGIPAGVMLWGPLGTGITMLAEACAMDAGVSFVYVSGQEMLGKHEELKEAFDIAIHEAPCVLFISDCEWLAPRAGCDYEWSPGNLRAIPPTFADKELTKLFVEQVDRINQVEGVMLLGSCYRIDTVDQAVIKEKKRFNRKVFVHPPTDVDRRGMLDIYMDQMPNLAEGIDRDELARLTEGYVGWDIESLCKRATVNAIKNDSEIVTAEHFMQALKEVRQFLTPDMVEKYHVIRDTDCPHHYEF; encoded by the coding sequence ATGAATCTTTTTTACGAAGTCCGTGATCCCAACCTGAGTTGGGATGATATCGGTGGTTATGTCGATGTCAAAGAGACACTCAAAGAGATGGTCTGCCTGCCGCTGAAAAAGCCGGAAATGATTCGCAAACACAATCTTGGTATCCCTGCCGGAGTCATGCTCTGGGGGCCTTTGGGGACTGGCATCACCATGTTGGCAGAAGCCTGCGCCATGGATGCCGGTGTCAGCTTTGTCTATGTCTCTGGGCAGGAGATGCTCGGCAAACACGAGGAGCTCAAGGAAGCTTTCGATATCGCTATTCACGAAGCGCCCTGCGTCCTCTTTATCTCGGATTGCGAATGGCTGGCTCCCCGGGCCGGTTGCGATTACGAGTGGAGCCCTGGCAACCTGCGTGCTATCCCGCCCACTTTTGCTGACAAAGAACTGACCAAGCTCTTTGTTGAACAAGTTGATCGCATAAACCAGGTCGAAGGTGTGATGCTGCTCGGCTCCTGCTATCGCATTGATACTGTCGACCAGGCTGTGATCAAGGAAAAGAAACGTTTTAACCGTAAGGTTTTCGTCCATCCGCCGACTGACGTGGATCGTCGCGGCATGCTCGATATCTACATGGACCAGATGCCTAACCTGGCTGAAGGCATCGATCGTGATGAACTGGCACGCTTAACTGAAGGCTATGTCGGTTGGGATATCGAGAGCCTTTGCAAGCGGGCAACAGTGAACGCGATCAAGAACGACTCCGAGATTGTCACCGCTGAGCACTTTATGCAGGCGCTCAAGGAAGTTCGGCAGTTTTTGACTCCGGATATGGTTGAGAAGTACCACGTTATTCGCGATACGGATTGCCCGCATCATTATGAGTTCTGA
- a CDS encoding formylmethanofuran dehydrogenase subunit E family protein — protein sequence MSHDPPEIFTRIYARHGHRCPMSTLGGRLGLAALKWLGVCDGELQAIYSNRTCATDGIAETTGCTEEKGSLIVKNDGRHALTLSSAKTSVEVELTSEALEMAGRYRSLCNRLEKGWDDLEANEQVKRRAEMDALLDELLPQFWQAEDQKLVQKISKD from the coding sequence GTGAGTCACGATCCTCCAGAAATTTTCACTCGCATTTATGCCCGCCACGGCCACCGTTGCCCGATGAGTACGCTCGGGGGGCGCCTCGGACTTGCTGCTTTAAAGTGGTTGGGTGTCTGTGATGGAGAACTTCAAGCGATTTACAGCAATCGAACCTGTGCCACGGATGGAATCGCAGAGACGACCGGGTGCACTGAAGAAAAAGGTTCACTGATCGTCAAGAATGACGGTCGTCATGCCTTGACCCTGTCCTCTGCAAAGACTTCTGTCGAAGTTGAATTGACTTCAGAAGCACTGGAGATGGCAGGACGATATCGATCGCTTTGCAACCGACTTGAAAAGGGTTGGGACGATCTGGAAGCAAATGAACAGGTTAAACGGCGTGCCGAGATGGACGCTTTGCTAGATGAGCTTTTACCGCAGTTTTGGCAAGCTGAAGATCAGAAGCTTGTGCAAAAAATATCGAAAGATTAA